Proteins encoded within one genomic window of bacterium:
- a CDS encoding amidase, with product MHELLSLSLTELCERLRRRTASPVEVMQAVQARIDETHADLNAVVLRRDPETCFAEARAAERRFADGTARPLEGIPLGVKELEPVAGMAWSECSPLFADRVADHDSVQVQRLKAAGAIVVGKTNAPEFGAPAFTRNRLHGVTRSPWNLELTPGGSSGGSSAAIAAGVLPLATAGDGGGSIRIPASFTGCFGLKTSFGRVPREQLHHWDYGATAVYGPLTRTVEDAALVLDQVVGVSELDPTSLPHPGFSYLERVRGEAPRGLRIAYSPDLGYAVVQSDVAAAVEEAAGVFRALGHSVERIAGGPPEAGRAWGLLGAFLLASQLDAHLAGREHLIGRGLMSGIALARREMNASHFGELAALRAAIVRWCAALFDRYDLLLTPTVPFDPYPAPGPYPQETEGRPQPWSNVGSFTIPFNLSWHPAATVRVGLSRRGLPMGMQIVAARQRDDLVLQAARAFERERPWHPHWPERW from the coding sequence ATGCACGAGTTGCTCTCGCTGTCGTTGACCGAGCTCTGCGAGCGCCTGCGCCGGCGGACGGCGTCGCCGGTGGAGGTGATGCAGGCGGTGCAGGCCCGCATCGACGAGACGCACGCGGACCTGAACGCCGTGGTCCTGCGCCGCGATCCGGAGACCTGCTTCGCCGAGGCGCGCGCCGCCGAGCGGCGCTTCGCCGACGGGACGGCGCGCCCGCTGGAGGGCATCCCGCTCGGCGTCAAGGAGCTCGAGCCGGTGGCGGGGATGGCGTGGAGCGAGTGCTCGCCGCTGTTCGCCGACCGCGTCGCCGACCACGACTCGGTGCAGGTCCAGCGGCTGAAGGCGGCGGGCGCGATCGTCGTCGGCAAGACCAACGCGCCGGAGTTCGGCGCCCCGGCGTTCACCCGCAACCGCCTGCACGGGGTGACGCGGTCGCCGTGGAATCTCGAGCTGACGCCGGGCGGTTCGAGCGGCGGCTCGTCGGCGGCGATCGCGGCCGGCGTGCTGCCGCTCGCCACCGCCGGCGACGGCGGCGGCTCGATCCGCATCCCCGCCAGCTTCACCGGCTGCTTCGGGCTGAAGACCTCCTTCGGCCGCGTGCCGCGCGAGCAACTGCACCACTGGGACTACGGCGCGACGGCGGTGTACGGACCGCTGACGCGGACGGTCGAGGACGCGGCGCTGGTGCTCGACCAGGTGGTCGGCGTCAGCGAGCTCGATCCCACCAGCCTGCCGCACCCCGGCTTCTCGTATCTCGAGCGGGTGCGCGGCGAGGCGCCGCGCGGTCTGCGCATCGCCTACTCGCCGGATCTCGGCTACGCCGTGGTGCAGTCCGACGTCGCCGCCGCGGTCGAGGAGGCCGCCGGCGTCTTCCGCGCCCTCGGCCATTCGGTCGAGCGCATCGCGGGCGGCCCGCCGGAGGCGGGTCGGGCCTGGGGACTGCTCGGCGCCTTTCTCCTCGCTTCGCAGCTCGATGCGCATCTCGCCGGCCGCGAGCACCTCATCGGGCGCGGCCTGATGAGCGGCATCGCGCTGGCGCGGCGGGAGATGAACGCCAGCCACTTCGGCGAGCTCGCGGCGCTGCGGGCGGCGATCGTCCGCTGGTGCGCCGCGCTCTTCGACCGCTACGACCTGCTGCTGACCCCGACCGTGCCGTTCGACCCCTACCCGGCGCCGGGGCCGTATCCGCAGGAGACCGAGGGGCGGCCGCAGCCGTGGTCGAACGTCGGCTCGTTCACCATTCCCTTCAACCTCTCGTGGCATCCGGCGGCGACGGTGCGCGTCGGCCTGTCGCGCCGCGGCCTGCCGATGGGGATGCAGATCGTCGCCGCGCGCCAGCGCGACGACCTGGTGCTGCAGGCGGCGCGCGCCTTCGAGCGCGAGCGCCCCTGGCATCCGCACTGGCCGGAACGCTGGTGA
- a CDS encoding LLM class flavin-dependent oxidoreductase encodes MEFALFYEIPVARPWTRRSERDAYHQVLEQAVLGEQAGFHSLWTVEHHFLEEFSHCSNPEVLYGAIAARTSRLRLGYGVRLMPFPYNHPVRSAESAAVLDLLSDGRVEFGTGRSSTRAELEGFGIDPHRTRELWEEALDVVVAAWTNDVLEWNGKQFHIPPRRVLPKPIQDPHPPLWGATSSPDSHRIMGEKGMGLLSFTIGTPPEELKERIDLYRDGLTRATPVGKFVNGRAGTFTMVNVAASREQARANAAESFEWYARRGTEAVASVSKWMRELGQASGTYAYGDALADLDTSFLTYDFLESSGACIVGTPADCIETAKRYEAAGCDLLLCLMNPYKVPHRAVMESIELMGQHVIPALKK; translated from the coding sequence ATGGAATTCGCCCTCTTCTACGAGATCCCCGTCGCCCGCCCGTGGACGCGGCGCAGCGAGCGCGACGCCTACCACCAGGTCCTCGAGCAGGCGGTGCTCGGCGAGCAGGCCGGCTTCCACAGCCTGTGGACCGTCGAGCACCACTTCCTCGAGGAGTTCTCGCACTGTTCCAATCCGGAGGTGCTGTACGGCGCCATCGCCGCCCGCACCTCGCGGCTGCGGCTCGGCTACGGCGTGCGGCTGATGCCCTTTCCCTACAACCACCCGGTGCGCTCCGCCGAATCGGCGGCGGTGCTCGATCTCCTCTCCGACGGCCGGGTCGAATTCGGCACCGGCCGCTCGTCGACCCGCGCCGAGCTCGAGGGCTTCGGCATCGATCCGCACCGCACGCGCGAGCTCTGGGAGGAGGCGCTCGACGTCGTCGTCGCCGCCTGGACGAACGACGTCCTGGAGTGGAACGGCAAGCAGTTCCACATCCCGCCGCGCCGCGTCCTGCCGAAGCCGATCCAGGATCCGCACCCGCCGCTGTGGGGCGCCACGTCGAGCCCCGACAGCCACCGCATCATGGGCGAGAAGGGCATGGGACTGCTCTCCTTCACCATCGGCACGCCGCCGGAGGAGCTGAAGGAGCGCATCGACCTCTACCGCGACGGCCTGACGCGGGCCACGCCGGTCGGCAAGTTCGTCAACGGACGCGCCGGCACCTTCACCATGGTCAACGTCGCCGCAAGCCGCGAGCAGGCGCGCGCCAACGCCGCCGAGTCGTTCGAGTGGTACGCCAGACGCGGCACCGAGGCGGTGGCGTCGGTGTCCAAGTGGATGCGCGAGCTCGGCCAGGCGTCCGGCACCTACGCCTACGGCGACGCGCTCGCCGATCTCGACACCAGCTTCCTCACCTACGACTTCCTGGAATCCAGCGGCGCCTGCATCGTCGGCACGCCCGCCGACTGCATCGAGACCGCCAAGCGCTACGAGGCCGCCGGCTGCGATCTGCTCCTCTGCCTGATGAATCCCTACAAGGTGCCGCACCGCGCCGTCATGGAGTCCATCGAGCTGATGGGACAGCACGTCATCCCGGCGCTGAAGAAGTGA
- a CDS encoding aldehyde dehydrogenase family protein, with amino-acid sequence MLTLINPATGTVLATLDADTPAIIADKAARARAAQPAWAAAPVRERIAALRRFRDRLHADVEPLARLLSEEVGKPITQARAEIGNTQRLEFVLEHGEAALAAEEVFADGGGSERITWEPLGVVAHVSAWNYPYFVAANVLPPALLAGNAVLYKPSELATRTGLAMVERLRDAGVPADVVQPVVGGGEAGAALVEADIDAVYFTGSYATGVRIARAAAPRLLRVQLELGGKDPIYVCDDVPVAETAAAVADGAFYNAGQSCCAVERVYVQRAIAPAFIDAFVETVRGFAVGDPLDPRTYIGPLARRPQLAVLAAQVADARARGATVRTGGAPLEGPGNYFAPTVLTDVDHAMTVMREESFGPVIGIQVVGDDAEAVALMRDTEYGLTAGVYTRARARAERILAAMPTGSVYWNCCDRVTPRLPWSGRRHSGTGLTLSTHGIRAFAQPKAWHLRG; translated from the coding sequence GTGCTGACCCTGATCAATCCCGCCACCGGCACGGTCCTGGCGACCCTCGACGCCGACACGCCGGCGATCATCGCCGACAAGGCGGCGCGCGCCCGCGCCGCGCAGCCGGCCTGGGCGGCGGCGCCGGTGCGCGAACGCATCGCCGCGCTGCGCCGCTTCCGCGACCGGCTCCACGCCGACGTCGAGCCGCTCGCCCGGCTGCTCAGCGAGGAAGTCGGCAAGCCGATCACCCAGGCGCGGGCGGAGATCGGCAACACGCAGCGGCTGGAGTTCGTCCTCGAGCACGGCGAGGCGGCGCTGGCCGCCGAGGAGGTGTTCGCCGACGGCGGCGGCAGCGAGCGCATCACCTGGGAGCCGCTCGGCGTCGTCGCCCACGTCTCGGCCTGGAACTATCCCTACTTCGTCGCCGCCAACGTGCTGCCGCCGGCGCTGCTGGCGGGCAACGCCGTGCTCTACAAGCCGTCGGAGCTGGCGACCCGGACCGGGCTGGCGATGGTCGAGCGCCTGCGCGACGCCGGCGTGCCGGCGGACGTCGTCCAGCCGGTGGTGGGCGGCGGCGAGGCGGGGGCGGCGCTGGTCGAGGCCGACATCGACGCGGTCTACTTCACCGGCTCGTACGCCACCGGCGTGCGCATCGCGCGCGCCGCGGCGCCGCGCCTGCTGCGCGTCCAGCTCGAGCTCGGGGGCAAGGATCCGATCTACGTCTGCGACGACGTGCCGGTGGCCGAGACCGCGGCGGCGGTGGCCGACGGCGCCTTCTACAACGCCGGCCAGAGCTGCTGCGCCGTCGAGCGGGTGTACGTGCAGCGCGCCATCGCGCCGGCATTCATCGACGCGTTCGTCGAGACGGTGCGCGGCTTCGCCGTCGGCGATCCGCTCGACCCCCGCACCTACATCGGCCCGCTCGCCCGTCGGCCGCAGCTCGCGGTGCTCGCGGCGCAGGTCGCGGACGCCCGCGCCAGGGGCGCCACCGTGCGCACCGGCGGCGCGCCGCTGGAAGGGCCGGGCAACTACTTCGCGCCGACCGTGCTGACCGACGTGGATCACGCGATGACGGTGATGCGCGAGGAGTCCTTCGGCCCGGTGATCGGCATCCAGGTGGTGGGCGACGACGCCGAGGCGGTGGCGCTGATGCGCGACACCGAGTACGGGCTCACCGCCGGGGTCTACACCCGGGCGCGGGCGCGCGCCGAGCGCATCCTCGCCGCGATGCCCACGGGCAGCGTGTACTGGAACTGTTGCGACCGCGTCACCCCGCGCCTGCCGTGGTCGGGCCGCCGCCACTCCGGCACCGGGCTGACCCTCTCCACGCACGGCATCCGCGCCTTCGCCCAGCCGAAGGCGTGGCACCTGCGAGGGTGA